A part of Cuculus canorus isolate bCucCan1 chromosome 23, bCucCan1.pri, whole genome shotgun sequence genomic DNA contains:
- the CXCR5 gene encoding C-X-C chemokine receptor type 5 has translation MGPVSYSSETYDLSQVELSGYYDVDNSTPSLEGYFCFNPSSSVVGNQRDPFRKVFMPLIYLLMFVLGTVGNALVLVILERFKRSRTTTENFLFHLTLANLALLLTFPFSVVESLAGWVFGKFLCKILSAVHKINFYCSSMLLGCIAVDRYLAIVYAIHTYRKRRARSIHLTCLAVWLCSLLLTLPDLIFMEVWTDDSNRSICYFPEVGIDGNNVWLATRFLYHTVGFFVPLLVMCYCYVAIVRALCQSQRLQRQKAVRVAILVTGVFLLCWSPYHIVIFLNTLTKLEAFTKNCLLEDQLDTAIMVTEAIGFTHCCLNPILYAFIGVKFQNDFFRILQELGCISQETLQEILEVTRKGSGIESDNTTSISTF, from the coding sequence AGCCAGGTGGAGCTGAGCGGTTACTACGACGTTGACAACAGCACCCCTTCTTTGGAGGGCTACTTTTGCTTCAACCCCTCCTCATCTGTGGTCGGCAACCAGAGAGACCCTTTCAGAAAGGTCTTCATGCCCCTCATCTATCTACTGATGTTCGTGCTGGGGACTGTGGGCAATGCCCTGGTCCTGGTCATTTTAGAGAGGTTCAAGCGGTCTCGTACTACCACAGAAAACTTCCTGTTCCACCTTACCCTGGCCAACCTGGCACTGCTGCTCACCTTCCCCTTCAGCGTGGTGGAGAGCTTGGCTGGGTGGGTGTTTGGGAAGTTTCTCTGCAAGATCCTCAGTGCTGTCCACAAGATCAATTTCTACTGCAGCAGCATGCTGCTGGGGTGCATCGCCGTGGACCGCTACCTGGCCATCGTCTACGCCATCCACACGTACCGCAAACGCAGGGCTCGTTCCATCCACCTCACCTGCCTGGCTGTCTGGCTCTGCTCGCTGCTTTTGACCTTACCCGATCTTATCTTCATGGAAGTCTGGACAGACGACAGCAACCGCAGCATTTGCTATTTTCCAGAGGTTGGGATTGACGGCAACAACGTCTGGCTGGCAACTCGTTTCCTCTACCACACCGTGGGTTTCTTTGTGCCGTTGCTGGTCATGTGTTACTGCTACGTGGCCATTGTCCGGGCTCTGTGTCAGTCCCAGCGCCTGCAGAGGCAAAAAGCTGTCCGCGTGGCCATCCTCGTCACAGGtgtcttcctgctctgctggagcCCATACCACATCGTCATCTTCCTAAACACGCTTACAAAGTTGGAAGCCTTCACCAAGAACTGCCTCCTGGAAGACCAGCTGGACACAGCCATCATGGTGACAGAGGCCATTGGCTTCACGCACTGCTGCCTCAACCCCATCCTCTACGCCTTCATTGGAGTCAAGTTCCAGAACGACTTCTTCCGGATCCTGCAGGAGCTCGGCTGTATAAGCCAGGAGACCCTGCAGGAGATCCTGGAGGTGACGAGGAAGGGCAGTGGGATCGAGTCTGACAacaccacctccatctccacttTCTAG